A single region of the Candidatus Omnitrophota bacterium genome encodes:
- a CDS encoding chlorite dismutase family protein, with amino-acid sequence MTTQTVTEPQASTAKAADIRQFVSFRFFHLSPEWRRLPQSTKRKHANELAGVVDTWSRKLMVRTYSLIGMKADADFMIWRVGATLEPLQEMSGAVGRTAMGGYLSVPYSYLSMTKRSTYVDKLDPDHADRRRCITPANDKYLFVYPFVKSRDWYLLPLEERQAMMDEHIKIGNRFPSVRLHTTYSFGLDDQEFVVAFETNEPKDFLDLVMALRESKGSKYTIRDTPIFTCLARPMQQMLNDVGA; translated from the coding sequence GAGCCTCAGGCGTCGACGGCAAAAGCAGCCGATATCCGGCAGTTCGTTAGTTTCAGGTTTTTTCACCTCAGCCCGGAGTGGCGGCGGCTGCCGCAGTCGACAAAACGCAAGCACGCCAACGAGTTGGCCGGCGTGGTGGACACCTGGTCGAGAAAGCTGATGGTGCGCACGTACTCCTTGATCGGCATGAAGGCGGATGCGGATTTCATGATTTGGCGCGTCGGGGCAACGTTGGAGCCGCTGCAGGAGATGTCCGGGGCCGTGGGGCGCACAGCGATGGGCGGCTATCTCTCCGTGCCGTACTCCTATTTATCGATGACCAAGCGGTCGACCTACGTCGATAAACTTGATCCTGATCACGCAGACAGACGCCGATGCATCACGCCGGCCAACGATAAGTACCTCTTCGTCTATCCGTTTGTGAAATCGCGCGACTGGTACCTGCTGCCGCTGGAGGAGCGGCAGGCGATGATGGATGAGCACATCAAGATCGGCAATAGATTCCCGTCGGTGCGGCTGCACACGACCTATTCCTTCGGGTTGGATGATCAGGAGTTTGTCGTGGCCTTTGAGACGAACGAACCCAAGGACTTTTTGGATCTGGTGATGGCGCTGCGCGAGTCCAAAGGCAGCAAGTACACCATTCGCGACACGCCGATCTTCACGTGCCTCGCCAGGCCGATGCAGCAGATGCTCAATGACGTGGGGGCGTA